The sequence GGTTTTTGATTAAATGAAGTTGTCGGTTTAAAATGTTATCTGCATCTGATTTTCTGTATGAGTAGAACATTACAAGCagccattgaattttatccagaacTGAATATCGGTTCTGGGGTAACGAGTTTGTTGAACTGAACAATATGAATGACAACCAAGAAGGGTGGACAAGCCGTGATGAataagttcggataaaagggaatAATATGGCTCAAGAAGTTTGCGAAGTTTGCGAAGTTTGGATAGCATTTTAAGCAGTTTGTTTTTAGGTAATTATCCACATTTGAAAGTTCACTCGACGCAACCGAACAAACTTCTAAGcagcttctagaatacattgtacGGCTTCAATGCAGCGTACAAGTACACACGGAGCTTGTTCTGTATTTTTAAGTTGCGAAGAGTTtcacgtgtacttttaagcaacgAGAAAGTGGATGTTTTAAGTAAGGCTGCTGTCAGAGAGAACGCGATTTGCGAGGCGGTGGAAAACGTTTTGATGCGATGCACTTTTGCCGCAtcacattcactctgacaggtttgattTGATCAAATATAACTAGCTCACATGCGCGTCCGGTAACTTCGCGTgatgctttcactctgacagcaacctaattGATTTAAGCTTTTTGTGTGGTTCCGATTCTCAACACCCCGCTTATAGGGCGAGAACTCTTTTCTTACTTAAACTTAAAAATTTACAACCAAGCTCTTTTTGCATTTGGAACGAATCCCTCTAGCAATGCCCTGTCCTAAAATCTGTGCCTTCAAAAGTCTTTAGCAAGGACGGTCGCCAATATCGAAATCTTCGGCTTTGAAGTGACAAAATCAATTGATTCATGTTGCATAGTTTACAACAGCTTTTCAATACACCGTTTGGAGCTGTCGATACGCTTCAGCTGCTGTTTTTTCAAGTTTAAGGCACAAATCGATACTTATCTCAAGTGAAGATGCCTCTAAACAACTTTAtattgttttcgcttgatgccgaaACTAATCCAGTTCAGACCCTAAAAACTATCAAACCCATATATTTGACAGCAGTGTTAGGGTCGAAATCGAatagcaaaaacaaaaacgagATTGGAAATCTCATTCAATCGAAAGTAGATATATAATACCAAAAAAACGTGTCAGATCAATTCATACGTCATTGTGTTCTCACTGGTAGACTTTCAAACAGTGAAAATTTTATTGCGCGACTAATACTATGCGAATTTTACTACGAAATGCATACGATATGAATTTTTATTGCTTTGCGTTCCATGGCAAACGATTcgtaaataagaaattaattaaAAGATTTTTCGAAGTAAGATACGTAGTTTTATCTATGCGATGGTTTTCAATCGTTCAGTCATAATTCAATATATGTTCAGTGCTTACTTTCATATTTGACGTAAGGAAAATAACATGATGCGCatttaatttgtattttttctgttgCTAGGTAAAATTCGCATGATGAGTTTTTCTGATGTAAGTATAAAGTATTTTACTACGGTTCATTATCATAAATTGgtatcatatttttttaaaattatcaaaCTACCAATTCTTGGTTTCAGATCGTTCAACAACTTCACACTGCCTTCGCTAGTGGAAAGACTAGAAATGTTGATTTTCGGTAATTATTTCCAAAATATGTACCGAAAGGATTTGTGTGAAtgatttacattttacatttccaGAGAAAAGCAACTCAAAAATTTGCTTCGTATGTACGAGGAAACGCATACCGAGATGGCACAAGCATTGGACTCAGATTTGAGGAAGCACAAACAGGAAGCATACGTGATGGAGATTGAGTTTCTTATGAATGACTTGCGTACCATTATTTTCAACTTTCGAGAATGGGTAAAAATGGAGAAGCCACCGAAGACGATAGTAAATATGATGGATGGTGTGTTTATCTACAAGGATCCATATGGCGTGGTGTTAGTCATGGGAGCTTGGAATTACCCACTACAACTTAGTCTGGCTCCCGTGGCGGCTGCTATAGCTGCTGGAAAttgtgtactcatcaaaccaagTGAAGTAGCTTCAGCGAGTTCCAAGTATATAGCTGAAACTCTTCCAAAGTACTTGGATAGTGTAAGGCTGACCAACCGAGTCTGGAGACGTTAATACTAACTTGTGAACATTGCAGGAATGCTACCGCGTCGTTGAAGGAGGTGCGAAGGAGACCTCCGAATTGTTGCAGCAGAAGTTCGACTACATATTCTATACTGGGTCTGGTAGGGTAGGAAGAATCGTACATCAGGCTTGCTCGGCAAATTTGACGCCATGCACACTGGAATTGGGTGGAAAGAGCCCTTGCTATATCGACAAAACAGCGGACATCGTAATTTCTACGAAACGAATTCTGTGGGGAAAATTTATCAATGCTGGCCAAACTTGTATTGCACCAGATTATATTCTATGTTCTAAACAAGTACAAGATCAGTTTGTGAAGGAGGCTAAGTCGGTGCTGAAGGAATGGTACGGAGAAAATCCGAAACAGAGCCCAGATTTGTGTCGAATTATTAATCAACAGCATTTCCAGTAAGTATTGGAACGTGAAATTCAACATTACTTAAAACTGGTGGTGGTGGTAACGAGATGAATTTGAAACTGTTAGCTTCTTTTTCATGTAAATAAGCTGCTTAAATCGATCTGGATTGAGATTGAGAACAATTTCAAATGGTATTTCTACATGAAATTGCATACAATTTAAAAATTGTTAAGTAATTGACATAATGTGATTGTTTATACCGTAGGCGTTTAAGCAGCTTGATCAAGGGAGCTAATGTGGCCATCGGTGGTGATATGGACCCGGACGATAGATATATTGCTCCAACTATTCTAACCGATGTGAAACCTAGCGATCCGGTGATGCAGGATGAAATTTTCGGtcccattttgccaatactaatAGTGGAAAATGCATACGAGGCAATTAAGTTTATCAATGCAAGGTATTGTCAATGGATCTGTTTGTATTATTTCATATCATTTCAAATACATTTTTATTATTTGCTAATTTATTAATCAACCCGCCAATAATAGATCTCCCGGACTTGTCTTGTATATTTTTGCACAAGATAAAATTTTACAAGATTTGTTTATTCAGAATACCACATCTGGTAGTGTAGCTCTGAATGATACCATTTTGCAACACGTTGGTAAGATATACAGAAGACTTTTCAAAGGaggttcatgaaaaaatttcaattaacgAATCTGGAAAAACTATCTTGAGTGAGGGCTGTCTGGCAGATTGTAGAAAAGACAAAGCTTCAACGAAAGTTTCTATTTTTACAATGATTACTGGTTATCTTTTTGGGGGAAAAGTGCTATAAACTCTATTGTTTTTAGAAATTTCTTGTTTACTTTGTCTCATTTCACGCTTTTTCATAGTCTAAACTCTTTAtttcaaataagtaaatttAATCTTTCTTCTTGCTGGTGATTGGTTTTAATAAAACTATCCTTTTGATCAGAGACAAACCTTTGGCTCAATACATATTTAGCAACAATGAGAAAGATCGAGAACTAATAATTGCTAATACTTCTTGTGGCGGACTGTGTATCAACGATACTTTGGGACACTTTGCAGGTTGGATGAAGCATTTATACTGGTTTAGTCATAATGAAACGAGCATTAGTATTGACTTTTTCGGAATATCAGCAAGTTAAgaaaaaatattagttgaacatCGAAAGACAACAGTAATAATTTGGGTagagagattttttttaaatacagcaATTTTGTGTTTGAGTGTACCTAGATTGTTTATGAGGTTGGTTTTTACAGAACACAGATATCCCAGCTaatacaaacttttttaaaaaagctgtgtaaagcgtaAGACGTAAGAGCTCATAAGCGATTGCTGTACAAAACATCACTCTTTTAAGATATACTCTTACCTCTTGTGTTAGTTTCCAAGATACTTTCTTTCTACGTTTCACGAatgcttaggggctgtccataaatgacgtcacgccgcaagggtgagggaggtgtttcataaaacgtgaccttttgtgacatgggggaggggggggaggtttttggaatgtgacgtccaatattttcaatgagccatttttgaaatacctaattatattactacttcctgaaaaaatctccacaataaacgtttgcattctataggaaaacgtgtatttgttgatgtaaaagcttcttcttgtaaattcggaaatgagtgatgcaggaaatcatttctgttgtgatcagcaaaagtgcacagagtagcgagtaaattagctaaattaataaattttgcccaatatgagtaaaaaaggaaaagatgccttcaaacggtttaacttaagttatgcactgaaatttttttcagtaatttgattttctagcattgataatagtatatcataagaatttctcttatctgattctgatgcagtttattcaattgtactccatttgaaaaagggcgggagatcaaggatttcagacgtagatcatgtcatgtcttatcttgatcatatgtgattttcctccaccaacatcgaaGCTTAtcaaatcatccaatgattgaacttacataaatcaagaatcattttagctcaaaatcactacccattgtgtgacggaagagcagtaccgatattgatcgatgtgatttaaatttcactgatcaacagataatgaaaagattctccggcagtgatctcgttttgatgaggttttggtctttattttctcagccctgtatgctacactaaggaaatattattctttacctaaaacaataatatatctatatCGATTTTTCTCTCATATtcatatggtttgtcatacatattgaatgtattgagatgaattttatttattttgaattcgtgacatgtgacatagaggGAGTGGGGGgtttttgcttctgtgacaatttgggacaaaggggggagggggagtaaaaaatcgtcaaaaaaagtgtgacgtcttttatgtcttatattttaattatcatGAATTTGTATAAGAATTTCTTCAAGTTTTAAttcatgtcaaattgaataggcAAAATTTCCGAAGGACAGTACAATTCCGAAAAAGTCAATACTAGAATCGTTATTAACATAATGCGTAGCTTAATTCTTTCGCTGCTTATTACTAACAAATAAACCTTCAATTCCATGAGTTACTTTCAGTAGTCAAATTTTAACCTTGCCTCTTAACCCAACAGTTGAATCGCTACCATTCGGAGGTGTTGGCGCTAGTGGCATGGGATCGTACCATGGCAAGTACGGTTTTGATACATTTACCCATAAAAAGTCTTGTCTGTTGAAAGATTTCAGCGCCTTAGGAGAAAAGTTAGCTTCGTAAGTGTTCTTCAGGCACGCCACCCGAATTGTATCTAGATTTGTTATTGTTTCTTTTGTAGCTCACGATATCCTCCATATAGCGAGGGAAAGTTGTCTTTTCTAACTACAATTCTGAAGAAACGGCAAGGTTTTTCGATGAAATTTCTACCATACATTCTTACGTTTGGAGTTGGGGTTGCATCTAcattgttggtgaaatttctatCAAAGGTTCGTAGATAGAACTAAAAATGTGCAATTTATAATTCTTTTCATTTCTTTATAGGATTATGACTAAATGAAAATAGGAGAGATAACAACGACTGTATACTTCTGATACTTTCGACACTTATACAGTAGACTGGTACAAACTAAAATGGAGAATTTGCTCCGTAATACGGCTGATTATTGTTATGGTATTATGATGCTTTTGCGTGCAGCAGAATCTAGCCCACTTTCTAACATCACTGCTGTTTACCCGTTTCTTTACAACACTGCTTAGCGTAAATCCAATCCGGCGGAGTAATAATTTTACCATTAAATTTTCGCGAACTTCTTAACAGATATTATTATTCAAAAACATTCTATGTTTCATAGTTATCACTACACTTGGAAAATATTATAATGTTAAGGCATAACCGATTACCTTCAAACTTCGCGCAACAGAACACTGTGTTAAAGCAATGTAGTGAACATTATAAAATTGATCTAGTCGAATGTATAGTGCTGGGTGATTGCACAGGGCTTATGATTATACTTATGATTATTGTTGTTATGTTTAGAATAGATGTTAAAATaatgttttcaatttaaacTAGAATCATCATTTGATGGTTCAATGGATTAGGATGAAGTTATTATACTAAATATTGAACAATCAATAGTTTTTTCACTAAACAATGGGATTAAATGGTTGAGAACGTTCCATACCCTGAATATCGAATAGCAGTGAATCTAATTTTTTGGTCAATGAATGGTCACTTAAATCTGATACATTGATGATGAATGTAATGAagcctttcttatattaatcatactatcatatataatactgtggtattcttcaaaataattttcttcgatttttgaaaaaataatcaaaatcggtttgtttggccgtctactgacaaaaactatcaattggagaagatttgaggtcaatttagaatttttataatgttttttgcccttttcagtgatggtataaaacttttaacacattttaccctatatttccgggtccggaggttggatccggatgaaattcagtaattccgtatgggaccacaggacctttaatttgaacctaagtttgtgaaaatcggtcccgccatctatgagaaaagtaagaACAAAAGCAAAATCATTCGAAATAcccctctca comes from Malaya genurostris strain Urasoe2022 chromosome 3, Malgen_1.1, whole genome shotgun sequence and encodes:
- the LOC131439045 gene encoding aldehyde dehydrogenase, dimeric NADP-preferring, encoding MMSFSDIVQQLHTAFASGKTRNVDFREKQLKNLLRMYEETHTEMAQALDSDLRKHKQEAYVMEIEFLMNDLRTIIFNFREWVKMEKPPKTIVNMMDGVFIYKDPYGVVLVMGAWNYPLQLSLAPVAAAIAAGNCVLIKPSEVASASSKYIAETLPKYLDSECYRVVEGGAKETSELLQQKFDYIFYTGSGRVGRIVHQACSANLTPCTLELGGKSPCYIDKTADIVISTKRILWGKFINAGQTCIAPDYILCSKQVQDQFVKEAKSVLKEWYGENPKQSPDLCRIINQQHFQRLSSLIKGANVAIGGDMDPDDRYIAPTILTDVKPSDPVMQDEIFGPILPILIVENAYEAIKFINARDKPLAQYIFSNNEKDRELIIANTSCGGLCINDTLGHFAVESLPFGGVGASGMGSYHGKYGFDTFTHKKSCLLKDFSALGEKLASSRYPPYSEGKLSFLTTILKKRQGFSMKFLPYILTFGVGVASTLLVKFLSKDYD